A region of the Brienomyrus brachyistius isolate T26 chromosome 10, BBRACH_0.4, whole genome shotgun sequence genome:
AGCTCAGCGACCAGCCTCAGGAAGACTCAAAGGAGGTGAGGACCGAAGCGAGACTTGGGGGATGCTGTTAATGCGTATGAATATGAATTTAGGGGGGAACAGAGAGTAGGGTTGGGAACCGAAAGTAGGTTCCATATTAGAATAGATAAGAAAATACTCGGCGGTACTGCATAcccaatttatttttttaaatttcagttcCGCTTATCGATTCCTAAACACTACATACCTGCAAGGACCTGCGTGGCTATCTGCCAGGACCTGCTTTAGGTGAATACGCCATGCATCAACGCGCAGCAGCCATTTCCTTAGAGACTAAGCACTGCATGTGTGGCAACAGTGTGAATCCAAAGCGTAGTTTCACTTtaataaaagaaaatgacaacaaTTGACACATTGAATCTATTCTTAATTTACAGGTCTGCTGACATTAATTGTGCTAAATTAATGCTGTTTTGACCAAAGCCCAGTTATATACTAGTTGCCCTAGCATTCTGATGTATTATCGTTTGTAAAATCACCTGAGCTCAGCCCaggtaaacacatttttgtcaTGTGGTGTTACTGTATTTTCTTCCGTCAGCTTCACTCATTTGTCATCTGTTTATGTAACTTGAAACTTCCAAACTATTGTACTTAGTGGAATGTTTAAGAAAAATAGCCCCGTCTTGTCTCGTGTAGTGAAGCCAGAGTGCAATACGTTCATGCAAATAATAAGCTGCTTAAAGGGCTGTACATCCAAACTAACCAAACATTCAAGGcagcatggaactgatctgaaaGAGTGCATGGTTGTTTGATGCTTTCGGGTCTCTGATCCCGAATGAACCATCTTCAGGCAGCAGTAGCACTAGCTCCTCAGAAGCAGGGGCAGCCAGCCGTGATGCGCCACTCTCATTGGCATTAGAGGGAAAGGTGACCAAAGAAAATACTGAGGAGTGTCATAGTGCAGCAACGGCGTTTGGTTTGGGCTCAGGCAGGTGTTGAGCACCGAATGTAGTTTAGTTACCATTTTACTCCCGTTGCTGCTGGGAAATTCTGAATGTTCAGAATACAGATATTTGTTATCTAAACAAGTGTCCTCCTTTTTTTACCTTTATGGAATCAAAATGGAATTGATAAGCAGAATCAGGATAGGAATtgataaaataacattaaagtgaTACTAACCCCTAACAGAGTTTCTGTTTAAGCTGCGTATCTAGtgttgtgtgcatatgtgtgtgtgtgtacgcatacGCATGTGCGCTCACGTGTGAGGCTATTGTCCCCGACGCCGTGTGCGCGCGCGCCGCTCTTCTCCCCGACGCCGTGTGTGCGCGCGCCGCTCTTCTCCCCGACgccgtgtgtgcgcgcgcgccgcTCTTCTCCCCGACGCCGTGTGCGCGCGCGCCGCTCTTCTCCCCGACGCCGCGTGCGCGCGCGCGCCGCTCTTCTCCCCGACGCCGCGTGCGCGCGCGCGCCGCTCTTCTCCCCGACGCCGCGTGCGTCcctgatagtgtatgtgtgccGCTATTCTCCCTgatagtttgtgtgtgtgtttcaggggTTGGAGGTGCCCTTGGTAGCTGTCCTCCAGTGGTCCACATCTAAACTTCCATTCACCAACTGCATCTATACACATTACAGGTTAGTTGTGGTTGGCTTTGTCTCAGAGTACTGCTTTTAAATTACTACTGTAGGAACACCTCTGTTCTAAAGGACTTCCAAGGTCAAATATCCTGCATCCTAATGGACTCCCTAGGTCAGATAACCCTCACCCTAATGGACTCCCTAGGTCCGATAGCCCGCACCCTAATGGACTCCCTAGGTCCGATAGCCCGCACCCTAATGGACTCCCTAGGTCAGCTAACCCGCACCCCAATGGACTCCCTAGGTCAGATAACCCTCACCCTAATGGACTCCCTAGGTCCGATAACCCGCACCCTAATGCTTGTTTTCGGTCCCGTTCAGGCTGCCCAGTGTAAGGCTGGACCGGCCACGCTTCGTCATGACCGCCAGCTGCCCCAGTGCGGTGGAGGTGCGGGAGCGCTTCCGTGTCCGCTACACGCTGCTCAACAACCTGCAGGACTTCCTGGCCGTGCGTCTGGTGTGGACCCCTGAGGGTGAGGGTGGGCGGCGGCCAGCTGAGCGGGGGGCGCACTCTGCTGACTCAGTCCCATTGCTGGCATaggtgtataattaagcacacagTCATGCAATCTGCTGCAATAAACAGTAGCAGCAGAGTGGTTGTACAGGGGAGGTTAGTGACTTTCCGCCTAGGACTATCGTAAGTCGTTCTCCACATTTCTGCCCTGCTATAGCCGGCCTGGTTAACCGCATCTGCAAGTGATGTTCAGAATGTGTGGTAGGACACACAAGCTCACTGAAAGTCACCTCAACATCATtacccaacctgaatggcagcagATCCCACCAGCAGTGTTCCAACATCTAATGGAAAGCCTTTCTAGAATAGCAGAGGCTGTTATAGCAACAATGCGCAGCCCAACTTGATGCTGGACAAGATGGTGTTCATTTACTTTTGCCCATATAGTGTATAATGATACAGAACCGGAATCTTTAGTCTGATACCTCCTTGTAttgccctacccccccccccccccccaccaccaccaccctgtaCGCTACCACCCCGCCCCCTGGCTCCAGGTCGCGGCCCATGTGAGGACCAGTCGGTCAGCGCAGTGGTGTGTCATTCTCCTCTCAGCAACCTGGGTCACTGCCGAAAGGGCAGCACCTTGTCCTTCACCGTGGCCTTCCAGATCCTGAGGGCCGGGCTCTTCGAGGTACTCTGAGCCCCGTGTACACGCACACACCGGTGTCGGGAGGACCTGCTGCGTGGGTGAAGCCGAGCATAATGCTAGTAGCCTTGTCATGGCTTATGTCATAGCACCTTATGCAACCCGTCTCTCTGGAattattaaatgatttattcccATGGCAGGTGTTGGAACCGGTTAGCCAAGCGAGCGTGGCCAACATTTCGTAATGAGAAGGAGCTTAAGTATGTGCTTTAGCTCCGCGTGTCTGTACCTGACTGACACAGATCTAAGGAGCTCCTTACTCTGCATTGTGCGCTTCTTCCTTTAGGCCCAAGGCTTCCTCACCAAGGCTGTTTTAGTCTTTCTGATGTATTCTTGTGACTTTAATGTCTCTCTGTTTTCTCATGCTTTCTCCCACTCGCACTTTTCACGCTCTCTGATTCATTGCCCCCTTCTCTCTCGATCTTTCTTTGTTTGTCTTTCACTTGTTCATGCTCTCCCTCCTTTTGTCTTTTCCCCCTCACTCGCTTTTCACTGTCTTCTCTTCTATCTTCCTCCTCTCTTTTCCCCTCTCACTGCCTCTTCTCTCTCTTCCCCCACTCCCTTCCaacctccctcccttcctcccaCTCTTTCTACTCTCTTCCTTCTCTCAGCTCAGCCAACACATGAAGCTGAAGCTGCAGTTCACGGCCTCTGTCTCCAACCCACCCCCTGACGCGCGGCCTCTCTCCCGCAAGAACAGCCCATCGAGCCCCGCTGTGCGGGATCTGCTGGACCGTCACCAAGCCAGCCTGGGCCGTTCCCAGTCCTTCTCCCACCAGCAGCCTTCCCGATCCCACCTCATGAGGTGAGAAGCCCTAATACACCACAATGCTCTTACACACAGCTGGCAACCAAACCCGTAAAACCTCACGCTAATGAGATCCAGCATGAACCCATCAACTGCACTCATAAATCCCCAGACAACTTTGTTCAAAGTCTGGTTTTATCTGTCGTAATAATCACACGCTCATTTGCACTCTGGTGCCCTCTATCTGTCTGTGTGATACTGCAGAACAGGCAGTGTCATGGAGCGTCGAGCTATCACGCCTCCCGTGGGCTCACCCATCGGTCGGCCATTGTACCAGCCCCAGGAGAAAGCTATCCTATCTCTGGACAAGATTGCCAAACGTGAGTGCAAAGTTCTGGTTCTGGAACCAGTCAGCTAAAGGGTTCGAGTGGCATAGCGACGGAACGGACGGCCGACGGGGAATGACGTCAGTGTCGGACGTAGGCGAACGGAACGCGACTCAATCATGAACATGCAGTGACTATACCTAAATGCTGAAAGATGATAATCCACTGGAGTCCGGCCTGTAATATTTCAGATGCAGCCTGAAGGCCTGATGGAAATGAATTCAGACCAACAGTTTCGCAAACCGGCTGTAGAGAATAAAAGGAGCAGGCGGAACATTTCTGACAGGCAGGCGTTTGTCAAAGGCCTGTGTCAGACTGTGCATAGGATCTCTGTGTTTTAAACTAGAAGGGTTAGTGGGCGTAAAACATGAACAGTGTTAACATACTGCACTCCGACATCCAATATGCGCCATGTACAAATTTTAAGAGGAGTTTTAAGCTGGCACAAATGGGTATGATAACGTTATAGTATTATGTCatcataataatgataatagtcATAGCCATGGTCGTAGCAACAATAGTTTGAAGTGTTAGTCATAGAAATTCATCAGTAATTGCAGCAACATTCATATAGTCCTGGCATTTTGCTTGTAGCAGTCGTGCGTTATAGCTGGGACAGGGTGCCCTGTACGTTGGGGGTTATGCACGctgggtgcatgtgtgtgcatgtgttaaaGGACTGACATTTTCTACATGTTTGCATCTGTGAACCCtgatgtctgttttttttttttttattccattatTTGCTGCAGTTTTGTATGTTAGTGTTTTGGGTCCAGGATTTCATTTCAGGTTCTGCGTTTGCTCTTAAGCGAGCTGCTGGATATTGGAGATCCCTCATTTTAACATTGCACACCGTTCTTGCCCTTCATCGGGGCCTCTCCTCTCCCCGTCCTCCCTGATAGCGTCCTGTACGCATTATGTTTGGTCTTATCTCCTCATTCTAATCCCGCACTGTCTGGTCGTGCCTGGTCTTCACCTCGCGATCGCTCTCCCTTCCTCACATTCCTTCTCACTCCAGGCACTTCTGGCAAGGTGTGGCAACTGTGCAATGTTCCTTTAGACTTTCGGCTGGCATTCATCCGTCTGTCTGAAATCGCTCACTGACACTTATTTTGCCATCACACATCCTCCATACTTGATCTTATCATAGTTTGGTATTAATTCACTGTAACGGAATGTTTACATGCATTGGGGGCACAAGGGTGGCCAGGCTGCACAGTTATGCAACCAAATGCGAGTGAGTATTATTTTGTACTATATTAACTTGTACTGTTTAGCCCATGGGAGTTTTGTTTAAACAaatatgttctgagggcagaaagaaaaatgataatcagatagataaccaatcagattggttggtcccacctcgtCTACAATCACATGTCTTGGTTACCCTTcccacaatctgattggttcagagataaccaatcattttttgttctgtcctcagaacatttttgtaaaaCTCCACAAGCTACTGTTTGAGTCGTGACACTGGATTAAGTGTTTCTTTTGGTGTGACGGCTGAGAGTGTAAGACTCAGCCCTGTAACTTGCCATGATAGCTAAGAAACAAGTGTGAGCTTCAAGAACTCTCCCCCATTCAGGACACacgtttttttttgctatttaaGGGGGTATGTGTCTCCATTTTGTCAGTCCGCAGGGGCTTCACTTCCCCAGTTGGCATGTTTGGGACAAAGGGCACGTTGACATGTGAGGAACCACATTGATGTACAAAGGATGCttgatttttacattttattttattttttccattgtttttatttttgtaatgaaCAAATACATTTGTTCTCATTCATtttaagcactttatgtaagtTATTTTAAACTCTGTTCTATTGTTTCAGACCGAATGGGGTTTTTCCCCTTCTGCTTGTTGacataattttaatttttatatggAAACCGGAATCCTATCATGTTCGATATGTTTACTGGCTGAGGGTTGGTCGTTTCACTCTAGCAATTAATAAAATGCAGTAAAATTGGCAAGTATGTCTTTGTGTGttctttaaagaaaaaaatgaaaatcatttAGAAGTTTGGAATGCATTTGTAAATTTCACAGTGCAGTTATTTTTATTGAATTGCTTTCAGCCCAGATCACAGaggttttaaataaataaaacggcAAACATGAAGTCAAATTGGCATAATACAATTACAGTATTGATGAAAAGTTAGAATATATACGAATGATGTTGGTTTGGCTTTGAGGTACCGGAATATTCTAACCCTTGACACCCCTAAACAGaagtaaatataaaattattttttatatgaaaTGCTCAATCCATTCTTCAAAACTTAGTTACAGTAACCTTCCTTGTGGTCTCAGAATCCATATCTACATTGAAAGAATCTGGAAAATAAACACAGCAAATGAATATAAATGCGACTTTCCAATTGTGTAACATactatattattaataatcacaTATCCAATAATATATTTGTATGACCATTAAGTAATGAATCAGAATTGACTCGGCAGATGTTATAGCTTGAGTGGCTGATGTTGCTGTTTCTGGTCAGGTACCTACCTCGTGTTCTGTCCATTAGAAGTTCTTTGTTTTCGTACTTCTGCCTGTTATGGCAAAAAGACAGTTACACTTTTACTTGCTGTAATAATGTAAAATGAGAGATGCAGAGTGGAGGACAGAAAATCAGAGTCTGTGACTCAGAAAGTGGTCTGTCATTGTGTCTGTGAGGCTCTGATGTTCCCGTCAGTGAACTCCTGCTGTCATTTATCAtgctgtttgtctgctgaggacTCTTTTCCTTACCTTTTCCTGCTGCTCTTGCACACACAAACGCATATCAAGGCGATGATTATCACCCCGAGAGGAACCAGAACTCCAATCAGAATCACTGTCAGCTTATCTACAGTAACAAAGCAAGACCAGTACATTAATATACATGGTTATATCATCATATTAAATGTTATCTTTGTGGACTGACTTAAAATACAAGTAGTCCCTAGGATATGAACAAGATCTGTCTTTACGTCTAAGTTAAAAATTGACAGTAagttataaaaataataatacagtccATAATAAATCTAACTGCATATGGTGCCGTGCTGTGCCTCAAACAGACGAACCGCTGAAGCCGcgcaatgttttcatgagcatcacGAAGTAAACTAATGCGTGTGTTCGTTATTGTGGACCATTGCACTCGAAGTTTAGTATTATAGGCTTTATGATGAGTATGGTGGTAAGGGTTAGGAGTCTAGGTTAGGTAAGTATAAGTGTATGGATATTCTTTTCCTGGGGACTGCCAGTATgaattaagaaaaacaatatgCATGCAGCACATTTCAAATGAAAGCTGAAGAACGGTCAGGTAGgtgtaagtgacttttaagcaGAAAGCCCTTACAGGACGATGGTGCCAGGTGAGAGTTTTTGACTAATGCtcctcctgcctgcctgcactgAAATACTCACCGAGGCCGTCGCTGACCACCTTCTCTATCTCACAGTGCGAACCCTCAAAGCCCTCGGGACACTGGCAGGTGAAGGTGTCCTCAGAGGTGGCGGTGCAACTGCCTCCATTCAGACATGGGTAGTTGAGGCACGGGCTCGCTGTTGGAGCACACAGGCTCAGTCAGTCTCCATCATCATCACCCCAGCTAACAGGAAACTTTATGCAAAGCTCTTCTCAAAGCTGGCAGAGAACCTTCTTTTTGTAATGTTAACGCGACATTATTGCCACGTTTTATGTTACGTCAATGTCGGCATAACAAAATTTTTAGCGGATAATACACATCACACCACAATTAATGTAtaaaaacattgttttataataaaatattattttataaaattaCCATATGTGTATATTGTCCATGCACTGTCCAGCCTTGGACACATGGCCTTGGAAACAGTGTAAAGTTACCCACTGCCCTAACATGccctgtgtttgtttttatacTATTATTTTTAACTAGTAGTAATTAAGTAGTGTGAAAATCAGAAGGGAACATCAGGAAAACTAGACACTTTGAACAGTTCGATACCTTAATTGTAACGTTTAATAAGTGTGTGCAGAATGTACAATTGTTCGTGGCAAATTCCATCACGTGTGTACATGTACCTGTCGTACATGTACCTGTCGTACATGTTCTGCACTTTTTATGCAACTTGGGTAACTTTACTATAAGTGATCATTTGTTGAAGTACTTGATGTTCTTATTTCCTTATCCTTATTTTCACTGCAGATTGCAGATGTCATCTCCTATAATTGCTTGACCCATGATGAGTCATGATGAGGAATGATGGGCCTGGTAGCTATCGCACgaaacacagagcaggacactgggggactccctgaacGGGAAGCCAGTACATCACACAGCACAcaacgacacacacacacacacacacacacacacaactcccTTTTCACCCTCTATCCATTTTGCACACTCCTACCTGCTTTGCATATTTGCACCCACTAACACAGTAAATATTGTGATATGtttatattttcatatttattatattCTGTATATTTTAGAATTTCCTTAATTTTATATAGTCAGTGGACCTGTCAGAATAAGCATTTCACTGTATGTTCCCtagttccggtcctggagggctagtctgcaacacagtttgcagatttccctcctcGAACACACTTAGTAAACCTGGTAATTAGCGGCTTAagatgtgtttgagcagggaaatctgcaatctgtgttgcagactggccctccctccaggactggatttggggaaTCCTGCTGTACAAGTACGACTGCATATGAGAAATAAAAATCTTTGACTCTGACAGCATGTTTTAGAACTTGGACAGAAACAcgagtacctagaggaaacctACGCAATGCAAGAGGAACATGCAAAATTCAAAAATAGAATGGGATGCAAGATTCAAGcctccagtcctggagatgaGGGACCACAACGCCTTGCACCGTCCTATCTGTGATGACTGACAGCCAGGACGTAAGCAGTGGGATAACATGTTCCTGGTGTCATGACGAAGGTCTAAGCTCCTCACGTCAGGCTATCATCTGTAAATCGTGGCTGCAGAGCTTGCCATGACTTTAAAGAGTTCAAGGGAACCAGAAACTCTCTCTCTGAGGCAGAGGTTGGTTGCGTGACGTGTCAGGGCCTAGTGGCCGGTCACACTCACCCTTGTAGCAGTCGCGTACGAAGTCGTAGATGGTGCAGACGTACTGCTTCGGACAGCTCATGGGCTGGCACACCGCCCCGGTCTGCGTGCACCGGCAGCTCTGGGTGCAATCCTCCGTCACAAAACTCTCGTTCAGCTGGAGGAGGGCGAGGATAGGAAGGTCAGCGCACGTGATGGAAAATATGCTGATCGGCCCGGGATCTGCACACTGGGACTGACCAGAAAGTATCTTCCCAGGTATCTGCAGCCGCACTGGGTGTAGGGGACGCACTCGGTGCCGCTCATGGTGAATCCGGAGGCGCACTGGCAGCCTTCCGTGACGAAAGGCTCAGCGCATGCCGAGGGGGCAGAGAGGTCGCCGCAGGACGCTGGGCAGGCCGTCATGCTGCTGCTATACGTGCTGTTTCCCGGGCAAGACAGGGCTGCGAAAGCAAAGGCCAGCATTAAAACACGGATATGAGAATGAGACTGGCAGGCAAAGAAGGCAGCTGGAAACAGTTATGGAGGTTATGAGGAATAAATAAACAGTGATAGATCATCCTGCCAGTTAGCACAGAGCGCACATGTAAGTGCGGGGATCCCAGCCACCACAACGATGGCCTCTTCTCTGTGCTGAGGTCAGGCAAAGCTGCCGTTGCCAGAGGGCCAGCACAGGAAGGCTGAGGAAGTCTCTTTGCACACAAGCGAGGATAAGCAAGTGGTGAATGCTTCAAATTCCCCACAAATTTTCTCCCACTGGGAACACATCGTTGAGATATCAGCCTCTCGTGTAGCACTAGCTGTAGCGATTGCTTTTTTTCATACTACTTACGTTGTCTTGCACAATTGCATGCGATTtgtttagtgggattttccactaaacgCTACTTCCACCTCTAATacctttgtttttacaaagattgcaAATCGCTGTGGTACTTGATAAAATTGTAAAATACTTCCAGATCTCACCCTCTTATCTGATGTTATTCCCCAGGTGTTACGGGCatgactgtgattggttaaaaaagtgaaacacaagcccctcccttgttgaccCAGGGACATGTTGAACTCAACAAAATCAGGATGTTCAGCAATATGGGTCCTAAATGAGGACGGCGTTTAGAGCAAGCAACCTTCTCAGCTTACACAAGCACCttttacatatccatccatccattcatccatccattttccgtaaCCGGTTGTCCTATTCAAGGTCTTGTGGCAATTTATATATGCAAATATTTATTTCCAGTCTCTTAGCACACTGCCAACTGCACACCAAGAATATCTGTGATTATTGTTTATTGTTTAATGTTTATTGTCTATCTTATCTTATAATACTTCTGTTCCCTTTATACTTATGCCCCTTGTTCACAGTCTGGAAGCCATGCATTTTACTGCACattttattaagcataattgtgcatgtgacaaataaaaactgaaaaaaaaaacataaataaaaactgaaacaCTCCAGTGTGATGCAGCTTAGCTCGGCGTTAACGGCAACGTGTGAGGTCTTACCACAGCTCAGCTGCTGTCTCCAGGGCCCGAGTTTGACGCCCTCCTCCTGACAGGCCTCGGCATATACCTTGTAGCTGTCACAGCGCAGTTGCGGGTCTTGTTGCTCGGCGCAGAGGTCAAATATACAGTCCCTGGAAAACACAGATGCAGTTTTAGTGTGGAGGCCCTGTGGATGACCCAGCTGGGAGCCGCAGGATATACAGCGCCCCCATCAGAATGCTAAAGCC
Encoded here:
- the trappc14 gene encoding trafficking protein particle complex subunit 14 isoform X2, with translation MCGAAIGCHLCMLNGFSQEEVCVRDVRILPNFNASYLPVMPDGSVLLVDNVCHQSGEVAMASFYRMDSLSSSLPSMLSALEEHNFLFQLQLSDQPQEDSKEGLEVPLVAVLQWSTSKLPFTNCIYTHYRLPSVRLDRPRFVMTASCPSAVEVRERFRVRYTLLNNLQDFLAVRLVWTPEGRGPCEDQSVSAVVCHSPLSNLGHCRKGSTLSFTVAFQILRAGLFELSQHMKLKLQFTASVSNPPPDARPLSRKNSPSSPAVRDLLDRHQASLGRSQSFSHQQPSRSHLMRTGSVMERRAITPPVGSPIGRPLYQPQEKAILSLDKIAKRECKVLVLEPVS